The window gcaagcccagctaccaccccatcccccttcgaatctagtttaaagctctccgaatgagccctgctaattcctgtcccagaacccttttgcccctacgacataaacctttcccatgtatcactgtcacgcctgttgtcttataaaaccagccattatcaaagaacccaaagccctgcctgtagcaccagtctcgtagccaggctttaatagagagaatcctactattccaaacaacgtcatcacctgaaaatggaaggagggaggagaaaacaacttgtgccccagactctttcaccaaccgccctagggccttgtagtctttcttcatccccctcagactacgggatgcagcttcttccccacctgtctggaagatcagcagggggtagtagtctgtggccttcaccaggttggggagttgcctggtgatatccccgattcaggctccaggcaggctgcagacctccctgtgatgggggtcagctctgcatattgggccctcagatccctttaggaaggagtctccaaccactaaaactctcctcttcttccttgtggaggaggtagctatacgcctgtcaggtttttctgactgtggtgggacctctgatataggttgcctctccaccacatccccattggaccggctgtattccactagggcttcatatctattgctcagaggcacctgtggaggcaaggtaggcaaggagggcactcgccttttgccacggccatagacttgcctccactcactcctctcctctaggttattgttttccacctgagaggggcagagtacaggggtccctcgatcctgggagctctccggcaggtgctcccatttttgttgcagggagggcagagcctggctccaccagtctatctccatttcagcctcccgaatgctcctaagcctttctacttcggcttgaagcctttcaacctggctttgcagctgtgccgctcggccaagcagatcatctacttgtTCACAGCGCAaacagccccctgacaccacagagacagtgtagcattccctgcagcccacaacctgcaccatcgcctccttccgtgggagctctgtctgggttcccacatccattttggtcttcttctgccgggtagataccattgttcttccactgaactgggaaatacctgttggtggcacccctggttcacagctccttggcaccttcctcgccttgtgcactgggagggagtcagtgccctcaccaacgagctgcaaacaactgcagcctctcctgcccttggacacacccagtcactgcagattcacacaggcactgctgagtctcccactCCCCTctgactagtccctgccctccaggaggctctttatcaatgataacagggggtggagcgtttaaatcgcccgcggtgcctccggctacgccccctcctctcctgattcgttgccgggagCGTCagggtccggggtcagagggaagcagctcggggctgatgctcgcggggggctcagggggggcccagagcacgaaaaaccgcccggttaagcccgctgtcgcccccgcccccgcactaacctcaagtcgctgccgccgctttcgctgctgccgccgctgtccaaTCAACACCCTTTTCTTTTGATGAGTCTGCTAGCTCGAGTGACATGGGCTCTGTTAGGTCGAGAGGTTCTTGTTTGGAAGGTGCTGATACAATGCTtaatctctttctcttccccagtGTTGTGGTTTTAGGGTtggctgttgctgcttttttttttttttaaagctgaacaaTAAAGTATGAAAAtccctgtatttaaaaatagtaatattgaaaaatattaatgatgtTGCAGAACTCAGAATGtgagaaatgtaaattaaaaaggCCTCTGCAACCCAACTGGGCTCCATGTTCTTACGCACTGTTGATGGTCTTCGTTTACATGATCACATTCTGGTTTTCTCCTTTTGGTAATTAGGATGGAGTGAGTCCAGGTGTGTGTAACATAGGGCTGTTGTCTAAAGAAAAGATACCCTGCTTCCTCATGGACTTGGGATCCacctctgcctctgctgcaaaTGTAGCTTGTAGCCAGGGGCCAGTCATTTCAGACTTAAATTTTTGTGAAGCCGTGCTGAGCTTCCTGTTTTCTGCCTACTAAATTGAGATGCTTGTGGTCTTGCAAAGGGCTGCAAATTCATTATTGCAGAACTGGAGCTGTGCTCTGAGCCGGGGTGATGCTTTAAGATGTGGAGGAGTCTGAATCTTCACGCTACAGATGTTTAAAacagagaatttaaaagaatatttgtaACTCTGCACTACTGCTCTGTAACTCACTGGTAAAACAGGGATAATCCCCCTCCTGTCGTACGTGGCTGTGAAGATACCATTCATTAGTATTTGTGTAGCATGCAGGTGCTACACTAATGAACAGCATAGGAAGCTGATGAGGAAGGCAGTAGTTCTGGGTCTGAGTAAAGCCTGGGATGACAAATGTTGAACAGTatggaggaaataaaattgtCCAGCTTCTCATTAACTGATCATCTTGTGCTCTGAAAGATGCAGGGGACCAAGAGCTAGAAGTATGTATTGTACACACTGGCTGGGCTATTAGAAGGACGGTTTTAACTCTCATATTTCCTAATTTTGAATGACATGATttaattcttaatattttttaaaaaggtagaTATTTATGGCTAgagagtaaaataaattaatgcagtCTGGGTAGACATAAAAACAAGATTTGCAGTAATACAATGAGCTGTTTACAAGGTAGAGTGAGTGTTAAAATAGAATGTTTCAATGAAGTAAGGGATGTTAAAGCATGTTTGGGATAGATTTTTCTACTATGGCAAGAGGAAACAGTATTAAAAGTTAACTTGTCTAGTGTTTGCAGTCTCACATGGCAACCTGTCTAATATAGAAAGGTTCTACTTTTGCCTGTGCAGGAAGGAAGTCCCACAGCTGCTTTCACTCTCCTCTGAGCCTGGGCATTTCATGAATCATAAACTGACTCCTTATTGCTACCTTACTGTGGTGGTGATGAGAACAAGCCATGTCCTTTCACACCTGGAAGCCAAACTGTAGTTTAGCCATCATAATTTCTGCTCCTCTCCAATCCCAAGCATTAAAAATCAATCACAGAGCTACAGTATTTGATGACCAATACTAATGGAGTTTTTCAGGATCCTACACAAGTGAAGATGTTCTAGGTGTCTGGGGAATTACAGAACAAATATTACATTTGACTTGCTTGCTTATGTTTTTTTTGAGGTAGTTGTTCCAAAATGTTATCTGAATACGTGACATGTCCTTTTCCTTCACAGGTATCTTACAGAGCCCAGCAGGGAATAACGTCCAACCCCATCATCAAGATGGTGGCTATCTGGGTCTTTGCCTTCCTCCTCTACTGCCCGGCAATCCTCTTTTGGGAGCACGTGGCCGGACACAGCGTGGTAGCGGCAGATCAGTGCTATGCTGAGTTCTTTGACAACTGGTACTTCCTCCTGTGCGCGTCCACCCTGGAGTTCTTTGTGCCGCTGCTCTCAGTGACCTACTTCAATGTGCACATCTTCCAGAACATCCAGAGGCGCCAGCGGCACGGCAGCACGCAGGACTGCGAGCCTCCAAGGAGCAGCAGCCTGTCCTGGAGATTTTGCCTCTTGCCAAAGCCAGGAGCATCTTCTCCTCCATCGGAAGCAGAGGACAGTGTTTCATCATTAATGAGGTCATGGAGACCAGCAGTGATGGCTAACTGTCCTTCTCCAACACAAACCAGTCCCATGGCTCTCAAAGGggacttttctgtttctttccgTTCAAGGACTGGGTCAAAACTGCAGCAGGACAAGAAAATAGCAAAGTCACTTGCAATAATTGTGTGTGTCTTTGCCATTTGCTGGGCCCCATACACTCTACTAATGATTATTCGTGGGGCCTGCCAAGGAACCTGTGTTCATAACTCCCTGTATGAAATAACCTTCTGGCTTTTGTGGCTCAATTCCTCTCTGAATCCATTTCTTTATCCTCTCTGTCATATGAGGTTTCGAATGGCTTTCATGAAAATATTGTGTCCCAAAAAGTTTGCAACACTGAGATCACGTAACACACTTCCTTTTTAGAGAGTTAAAATAAATGACTTACAGATAAGGTTCCTCTTATTTAGTGCTATTTTTTCATATGTATCTTCaacagaaatagagaaaaaaatcttgtttactAATGGCATTGTTTAGGAGTGTAGCAAAGGTAtgtatttgctttgattttgttgtttttcaggaTCTTGTTTTTGTTGGTATGATGCCAGGTTTAACACCATCTAGTGCACTGAAAAGAATAACAAGTTTTGCTGGATGTCGTTGGGTTGTTGGTTTGTGGGTTTGAggtacttttgttttttccttttttttttttttaatatatatacagCTGGTACTATGAAAGAACTCTTCTGTAGATATCTCTGTAGAGGTTCATTGGACGGAGACACCTGTTTGTGTATGTGTTAAAATTTATTCCTATTTGTGAACCTAAAGCTATTAGTGAAGAAGTGGTTCtgctacattttcaaaatgttgtatAAATACTCACAGGAGCagtacaatttctttttaaaaactattatgAAGACAAGATAGTGCCTTGTAGTCATTATAGTTCCCACAGTGAGCAATACGCAAGTGAATGGACTGCCTAATCCGGCATATCTGtccttttctaattttaaaatactccaTACCTGGTGTTGCAGGACACAGTACACTTAAGTTAGTAATTCTGGATGATTTTCAGAGAATGAAAATTTCCATGGTAATGGAATTTTGAGATTGGTTATCAAAATTGTCACAGGCGTAAACGGTTGTTACTCTTTTCACCAGTACTGTCTTTTCTCCTGACAGTGGCTGCCTCTTTGGTCATGTTTAAACGATATTTGGTGCCAGATTTGTGCACTATTTGATTACCTAAAAGATAAGCCAGGCTTGGGCACATGATCACATTCCTGTTGAATTAGCAGAGCAATCAATACAAAGTTCATGCTGGATTTATGATTTTGGCTGGCTGTGTGAGAATAGACAATACCCTCTTGGGTGTAAAGTTATGCAAGTGCAAAGATATTCCATCAAAACGTCTGGAACAAATTTGAACTGACAGAGTGATTTTTATACTAGCTCAGTTCTTTGTGTCCTGTTACTGTGACATTATATGGATTTTCTCTGCCACTGAACCAATATcaaactggattttttctgtcactgaacAAGGGCCATATACACTGCTTGAGAATGGGATTCACAGAGGTCTGAAAGCTGACAGAGGTGTCTTAAGCAGCTGTTAATAAACAAAGGAGTTGAATATGAAGTGCTGAAAGGAGTGGGTAGATGTGTTGGAGAAGGCAATGGAGCTTCATTATAATCCATTCCATGTGCCAAACTTTCTTACCTTGTGTAGGGTGTTGCAACTCACCCAGAAGGCTTTCATGGATGGGGAAGTGAGAGTCactggttaattttttttcctttccttttatataatttgctttcctctttgtgtatatatataaaaaaatgtataaaatatggaaaaagaaatctaatgCACAGAAGAATGAAGAGCAATAGTAAatttaaatggtatttttaatctAATTTGAAATTGGCTATAGAAgtgtttcaaaagcagagtACTCCTTTGCAAGCACAATTCAAATGCATGTAAACAGCTTAAGCATAGCACAAAAGTCAATGGCTTTGAGGAGCTAAAATGCCATTCTGTTCAGAGGTCTGCAACTGAAGACTTCTCTTGCCACATGGATAGCGTTATGGATTGTGAGCCTGATTGATTGCTAAGAGAGATGCAGCTTCAGGAGGAGGCCGTTGATTCAGCACAGCTGTTTTCATTGTCATGTGCTAAGGTGCTGGCATAgattttgtggggtttgtttttctgtgaggcataaaaaaaccaaacacacacacacacatttaaaacatttatagaATAGGTGGTGTACTAAATAAACATCTGTTAAACAGAGAAACTGCATGTAGGCCCAAAATGGGAAAGTATTTGAGTTGTCTGCTTTTCTATCCCTATGCTTTTAGTataaaaattcagtttgcaTTTTGTAATTAAAGAATGTGTTGTTTACTTTGGAAAAATGGCTTACAAAATTATTGACTGTAAACTGTATCCACATTTTGCAGTCCTGGAAAACTAGAGTTTGTCAGGAAGCACAATGTGCAGCAAATTTGAAACCACGTAGAGTAGTGAAGCTACTAGAGATCAATGTTTTTGATGTTCTATATTACACACAGTGTTCAAACCTTTTTGTCACACCACTCCTGTAtatttgaagaattttttatatttttctaattgttGAAAATTTTGCTCAGTGCTCCCAGGGTAAGTCAAGCACTTAGTTGCTGTGCTCACAGCATTAAAGCTGTCTTCATCAAGGTGGCAGCCTAAGTCTTCTCCTCCCTATTGGACATTTTGCAGGGTTGTGGTAAGATGCTTATTCAGCATTTGTTTTTGGGCGTGCCTTTCCTGCACTGATGCAAATGGGCTTTGCTTGCCAAAGTGATTTCTAAGCCAAGTTTCTCTATCCACTCACTCATACATTTCAGCATTTCACAcccttgcattttcttctgtctttgcaGATGTCCAAGAGCTCTTGTAAATACATGGTGACAGGTAGACCTATGACTGTGAGGTTCAACTCAAACCACAACAATGTTTTTCTAACTTTACCCTCTcgagtcttaaaaaaaaataacaaataaaacatatatGTTGGAAGaaattgtggttttgtttgtttgtttatttctgggACAAGTATTTAACCCTAATCTCCTAATCTCTGTCTCCTTTGTGTTAGGCTatgatttttcttccacagggaggaaggaaggagacatAGATTTCTCCCTCAGCCCTGTGAAGGAATATGATTAAAACGTTAACATTTGGTTTATTCCctaattttgaaaagcaaatggcTACTCTCCCCTTGTCCACTAATCCAGTCATTTTATCAAAGAAGACAACCATGTTGCTCAGGCATGATTTACCTTTGGTAAACCCAGGCTGACTGTTCCCAGTCACCTTTTCCTCCCTCGAGTTCTCAGAAATGCCTTCCATGAGGACTTGCTCCATTATTTTCCTAGGGACCAAAGGGAGGCTGACCTTTCGTCCTTGTGGCATCATTTGAAGATGAGTGCAACATTTGCCTTTCTTCAGTTGTTGGGAACCTCCCATtatctccatgacctttcaaagaggATTTAAAGTGGCCTTTGAAGGATTGTAACTGGTTCTCTCAGCATTCTTGGGTGTAGCCCATCGGGCCTCATAGACTCATATGGGTCAAGTCCTCTCAGATAATCCCTACCTTACTCTCACCTGCTCCtgacagatcacagaatcacagaatgttagggattggaagggacctcgaaagatcatctagtccaatccccctgacggagcaggattacctagatcatatcacacaggaacgcgtccaggcgggttttgaatgttccagagaaggagactccacaacctctctgggcagcctgtgccagtgttcagtcaccctcaccgtaaagaagtttttcctcatatttatgtggaacctcctgtgttccagcttgcacccattgccccttgtcctgtcaagggatgtcactgagaagagcctggctccatcctcttgacacttgccctttacatatttataaacattaatgaggtcacccctcagtctcctcttctctaagctaaagagacccagctccctcagcctctcctcataagggagatgttccactcccttaatcatcttcgtggctctgcgctggactctctctagcagttccctgtccttcttgaactgaggggcccagaactggacacaatattccagatgcggcctcaccagggcagagtagagggggaggagaacctctcttgacctgctgaccacaccccttctaatacaccccaggatgccattggccttcttggccacaagggcacactgctggctcatggtcatcctgttgtccactaggacccccaggtccctttcccctacgctggtctccaacaggtctgtccccaacttgtactcatacatggggttgttcttgcccagatgcaggactctacacttgcccttgttatatttcattaaatttctccccgcccaactctccagcctgtccaggtccctatgaatggctgcgcagccttccggtgtgtcagccactcctcccagttttgtgtcatcagcgaacttgctgacagcgcactctattccctcatccaagtcattaatgaatatattgaacagaactggtcccagtaccgacccttgagggactccgctagacacaggcctccaactggactctgtcccattgaccaccactctctggcttctttccttcagccagttcacaatccacctcactacccgatcatccagaccacacttcctcagtttagctgcaaggatgctgtgggagaccgtgtcaaacgctttactgaaatcaacatagaccacatccactgctttaccatcatctatccaccgggttatgtcctcataaaaggctatcaagttggttaagcatgacttccccttggtgaagccatgttgactgcccctaatgatccccctatccttggtgtgcctagagacagcaccaagaacaagttgctccatcacctttccggggatggaggtgaggctgaccggtctatagttacccgggtcctccttcctgccctttttgaagactggagtgacattcgctttcctccagtcctcaggcacctctcccgttgcccacgacttagcaaagatgatggagagtggcctagcaatgacttccgccagctccctcagcacccgcgggtgcatcccatcagggcccatggatttatggatgtccagattgcttaattggtccctgacccagccctcatcaaccaagacagactcctcctctatcctgacttcttctgaggcctcagcGATCCGGGGcccctcaggacagcctccagcagcatagacagaggcaaagaaggcattcaggaactccgccttctttttatcctctgtctccagggcccccacctcattcatcagcgggcctacattgcctctagtgttggctttacctgcaatgtatttgtagaagccctttctgttgtccttgacctctcttgcaaggtttaattccaaggaggccttagctttcctagttgtctccctacatcctctgacaacagacttctattcctcccaagtggccagcccctccttccacgatctgtacaccctcttcttccacttgagtttgcccagcagttccctgtttaaccatgcaggtctcctggtacccttccttgacttcctacctgctgggatgctctgatcttgagctcggaagaagcagtccttgaatgctaaccaactatcttgggcccccttaccttgtagtaccctgtcccatgggatttcccctagcaattgcttgaaaaggccaaagttggccctcctgaagttcagggttgtaattctgctagctattctgttcctgccacatgagatcctgaactctaccatctcatggtcactacaaccaaggctgccctcaaccttcacctcttcaaccagaccctccttgttagtgaggatcagatccagcagcgctcctctcctagttggctcatccaccatttgcatcagaaagttatcatcaatgcactggaggaacctcctggactgaggatggctggctgagtagtcctcccagcaaatatcagggtagttgaaatcccccacaacaaccaggccctgtaattgcgagactgctctcagctgcctgtagaaggcctca of the Nyctibius grandis isolate bNycGra1 chromosome 3, bNycGra1.pri, whole genome shotgun sequence genome contains:
- the LOC137661588 gene encoding histamine H3 receptor-like is translated as MHNSSAETLHATGTCNETLCTLPPSSELSLGMLVLLAFLMVLLALVTILGNVLVILAFIMDRNLRHRSNYYFLNLAISDFAVGAFCMPLYIPYALTGTWHLGRRVCKLWLATDYLLCTASVFNIVLISYDRFLSVTKAVSYRAQQGITSNPIIKMVAIWVFAFLLYCPAILFWEHVAGHSVVAADQCYAEFFDNWYFLLCASTLEFFVPLLSVTYFNVHIFQNIQRRQRHGSTQDCEPPRSSSLSWRFCLLPKPGASSPPSEAEDSVSSLMRSWRPAVMANCPSPTQTSPMALKGDFSVSFRSRTGSKLQQDKKIAKSLAIIVCVFAICWAPYTLLMIIRGACQGTCVHNSLYEITFWLLWLNSSLNPFLYPLCHMRFRMAFMKILCPKKFATLRSRNTLPF